The DNA window TCCACGCCATGTTTTTCGAAGAGTTCTTGAAAACTCCACGGCTGACATCGAAGTCTTCATTTTGCCCCCAGGCCGCCACAGCTCCCCCAGTGGaggatgggcctgttgcaatgaaaaatttcactaaaatgcaAAAAGTCACaaaagagcttcaaacttagcatcgaGTCCGAGTACAACTTCTTACCGATGTTAACGCGGACACAGCCTATGAATTAAAAGAGAGTATTCAAAACTCTTAACCCCCTGCCCCCCTTCATTTTTGGTTGCGGAgcgggaaaaaccgggaaatgggAAACCGGgacgaggacccttgaaacgttgcgaccaGTCGGAGGACTGCAATACAgagactgccgcccactttagggACGGATAAATTCATAAAACTGCCCCCTGAATTTCATTCGTTATCCttgacaaattcaatttttgcctCTTTATTGTACCTGAGAATGGACGAGTATTAACACCAGTTGCTGCCTTCTTAAAAACGTTCTGTCCAACATGGATGAAGTTGTGAATATTGAACATTTATTTCTTCCTACgcccatttttttcaactccGATAAAGAGAATTCCTGGAGAAAGAAGACCGAAATGATGCCGAAAAGTAGTGTCCAACTTAAaccatttcccggtttttacaaGCTCCGcgacgaaaaatgaggggagcATTGGGGGTTTCATGGATGTTTCCGTCTCTAAAGTaggcggcagtccctgtattgCAGTCTTACGACTGGTCGGAACGTTTCACGGGTCCTCGTCAAGTCGGACGTTACTTTCAGGCATCATTTCtggtgaatttcccggttttttccCTCTCGGCCACGAAAAATGAGGAGGCAACAGGGTTTTTTATGGATGATGATTTCGTTCCTCAAGAGGACGGAAGTCCCCGAACGGGATCCTCCGACTGGTCGCAATGTTTCAACGGCCCCcgtcaagttggacagtagtttcgggcatcatttctggcgaattcCCCGGTTTTCACcagctccgcaacgaaaaatgagagGGGCAGCGGATTTATCCGTccctaaagtgggcggcagtctcTGTATTGCAGTCCTCCGACtggtcgcaacgtttcaagggtcctcgtcAACTTGGACAATAGATCGTGTATTGTCCCGTCTCGTGTCGCCCCCTAGCGGCGAACAACGCAACCTCTCAGTGTGTGCGCATCGTCATCGGAGTCCATATGTCGCGATCCGATCATGTTCGATTTGTATGAATAAACCATGTTTCTTTGCACAGTCAATCAGTCATTTGTCATTGTCATTGTCTTTCGCCACACTCAACATTACATGGCGCAGTCGTTCGCGGTCGCGAGTTTAAAGTAATCGTCCGTGAAGCCGAAACGAAAAGCGTGAGTGTCAATCCACGTGATGGCGTCGAGCCTAAAACCGCCAAAGCCGCTCGTGCTGACTGGAAACCTATCCCAAAACTGGAGAACGTTCAGACAGGAATTTGAGCTCTATCTGACGGCCTCTGGCCAAAGAAAACgtaaaagtgctgaaaaagtagcTTTGCTTCTTCACATAATTGGTGCCGAGTCCCGTGAAGTGTACTACACGCTGGGAAGCACAGGCACTGAAGATGAAAGTGAGGGTGAGGAAACGCTCGAAACATTGTATGATAAGTTCGAGAAATATTGTAATCCCAAGAAGAACATCCTCCACGCACGTTCCCTGTTCTACTCACGAAACCAAAAGGTAGGGGAATCCTTCGACAGTTTTTATAATGACCTCAAAAAACTGGCTAAAGATAGCGAGTTTGAAAACATCAAAAGTAGTCTGAGAGACCGTCTAGTATTTGGCTCAAACGACACCGTCATTCAAGCAAAACTGATCAAAGCTGGTGATGTTTCTCTAGAAGATACTGTAGAGCGTTTAAGGATTGCGGAAATCACGAGACGCCAAACATCTGAAGCCCTCGCCAAACCGCAAGAAGTTGCTGCGGTAGAAGCTCAAAAACCTGTGTATCGCAAGTCGTACCCTAAGTCTCCAAAGCCTGGTACAAAGTATCAACCCAAGACGCAAACCCCTGATCAACAGTCTCACGTTACAGGTGAACTCAAGAAGATCGATTGTAAATGGTGTGGCAAGCAACATGTGCGGGATAAGTCGCTGTGTCCAGCCCAAGGCAAGACGTGTACCCGCTGTAAAAAGCTCAATCATCTGGCAGAAGTTTGCAGAAGTAAACAAGTTGCGGAAGTTCGAGTAGAGCCAAGCAGTGCATAGAGTTCTCAGCATCCAATTATTTGGTCCTTATTGACTACTACTCTAAATGGATCGAGCTAAtaaaacttccttcaaaaacagCTCAAGCTGTTATACATGTACTAAAACCAATTTTTGCCACTCATGGCATTCCAACTATCTTTAGAGCGGACAATATGCCGTATGATTCTATGGAGTTTCGAGACTTCAGTTATAGCTATAATTTTAAACTTGTTACCAGCTCACCCCTGTACCCCAAAAGTAATGGACTAGCCGAAAAGGCAGTAGGTATTTGCAAACAAATGCTAAAAAAAAGCACAAGATTTAGAGTTAGACATCTACACTTTGTTAATGGAATACCGGAACACACCAGTtctgaattcaaaattttctccaacCCAACTGTTATTTAGCCGCCTAACAAAGACCACCCTCCCCATTTCGGATAGACTCCTAGAAccgaaaattgttcaaaatttccaacaaatccAAAAACAAAATGATGTTCGTAACAAAAGGAACTACGACAAAAATGTATCCCacaataatgaaaaattttttGAACCCAATCAAAACATAGCCCTTCATGATGGTACCAAATGGGGTCCAGCAAAAATTATCAAACCTTCAGGCGAGCCTCGCTCCTATTTAATAGAAGAGCCGAATAATTCCATTAAGAGAAGGAACACAAGTTTTCTAAAGAAATCCTTGGCTACACGCTCAGAGCCAGCTGCTCCGCCCTCTCATATTAATGCACCTCGCCCTAAGCGGGAAATAAAGAAACCATCAACGCTCAAAGATTTTGACCTCAAGTAGAAACCTTAATcattatgtaaaattttttcttttttttttcttggtcaaAGGGTGAAAGTTGTTTAGCATCTAGTTTtagttagttttattttcaggAGAAAAGGGAGATGTATTGTCCCGTCTCGTGTCGCCCCCTAGCGGCGAACAACGCAACCTCTCAGTGTGTGCGCATCGTCATCGGAGTCCATATGTCGCGATCCGATCATGTTCGATTTGTATGAATAAACCATGTTTCTTTGCACAGTCAATCAGTCATTTGTCATTGTCATTGTCTTTCGCCACACTCAACATTACAGATCGGGCACTATTTCTGCCGAATTTCCCGCTCCGCAACCAAAAATGAAGGGGGGCAGGGGGTTAAGAGTTTTGAATACTCTCTTTTAATTCATAGGCTGTGTCCGCGTTAACATTGGTAAGAAGTTGTACTCGGACtcgatgctaagtttgaagctcttttGTGACTTTTtgcattttagtgaaattttt is part of the Bemisia tabaci chromosome 1, PGI_BMITA_v3 genome and encodes:
- the LOC109034592 gene encoding uncharacterized protein — translated: MASSLKPPKPLVLTGNLSQNWRTFRQEFELYLTASGQRKRKSAEKVALLLHIIGAESREVYYTLGSTGTEDESEGEETLETLYDKFEKYCNPKKNILHARSLFYSRNQKVGESFDSFYNDLKKLAKDSEFENIKSSLRDRLVFGSNDTVIQAKLIKAGDVSLEDTVERLRIAEITRRQTSEALAKPQEVAAVEAQKPVYRKSYPKSPKPGTKYQPKTQTPDQQSHVTGELKKIDCKWCGKQHVRDKSLCPAQGKTCTRCKKLNHLAEVCRSKQVAEVRVEPSSA